From one Aquicella lusitana genomic stretch:
- a CDS encoding MFS transporter encodes MNRYSSLMSSSLGNILEWYDFGLFTIFSSLFSRLFFPTEDPQTAMITTVSIFAVGFLCRPLGAILFGYLGDRVGRATTLRWSILMISLPTLFISFLPTYQQIGLFAPLLLTLIRMWQGVSIGGEYSGNLIYLAETAPEKYRATFTAFASMGANVGILLAAFVGILTSQVLLESTLQSWGWRVPYLVSGLFCLIIYAFRLRINETAVFDYLKQKNLLTKNPVKTVFKHNRKQLLRTLGLVCMGSTFYYFSFIYLPIFLTGHLQFSIQHISLLMSALIGLMIFLIPLAGFICDRLGRRKMLLFNATLITLSVVPGFYFLQLDNFMILLSVLFVFTISSSLEQGTTAVAIVENFPPPARYTGLSLGYNIGNGFLGGTVPMICEWLTAKTHILLAPAFYIALCAAITGLVVFFFVPETLGENLNGIE; translated from the coding sequence ATGAACCGATATTCTTCGCTCATGAGCAGCAGCCTGGGCAACATTCTTGAATGGTATGATTTTGGCTTGTTCACTATTTTTTCTTCGCTGTTCAGCCGGCTCTTCTTTCCTACTGAAGATCCGCAGACAGCCATGATCACGACAGTCAGCATTTTTGCAGTAGGGTTTCTTTGCCGGCCGCTTGGCGCTATTCTCTTTGGTTATTTAGGTGATCGTGTTGGCCGGGCCACTACCCTGCGCTGGTCCATACTAATGATTTCGCTGCCCACGCTTTTTATCAGCTTTTTGCCTACTTATCAGCAAATCGGCCTTTTCGCTCCTCTTCTTTTGACATTGATCCGTATGTGGCAAGGCGTAAGCATAGGCGGTGAATATAGCGGCAATCTGATTTATCTGGCAGAAACCGCGCCAGAAAAATACCGTGCAACATTCACTGCCTTTGCCAGCATGGGAGCAAATGTTGGAATCCTGCTGGCCGCTTTTGTTGGTATTTTGACTAGCCAAGTTCTTTTAGAATCCACCTTGCAATCTTGGGGCTGGCGGGTTCCTTATTTAGTCAGCGGCTTGTTTTGTTTAATTATTTACGCATTCCGTTTGCGAATCAATGAGACTGCTGTATTTGACTATTTAAAACAAAAAAACTTGCTGACGAAAAACCCGGTCAAAACGGTTTTTAAACATAATCGCAAGCAGTTATTACGCACCCTGGGTCTGGTTTGCATGGGCAGTACCTTTTATTATTTTAGTTTTATTTATCTGCCTATTTTTCTTACTGGACATTTGCAGTTTTCCATTCAGCATATTTCCTTGTTAATGTCGGCACTGATTGGTTTAATGATTTTTCTCATTCCGCTAGCTGGATTTATCTGTGACCGCCTGGGAAGAAGAAAGATGTTACTCTTTAACGCGACACTGATTACGCTTTCTGTTGTACCTGGTTTTTATTTTTTACAGCTCGACAATTTTATGATTCTACTTTCTGTGCTCTTTGTATTCACCATCTCCAGCTCCCTGGAACAAGGCACGACAGCAGTTGCGATCGTAGAAAATTTTCCACCGCCTGCGCGTTATACTGGCCTTTCCTTGGGTTATAACATTGGCAATGGTTTTCTCGGTGGCACAGTACCAATGATTTGTGAATGGCTGACAGCAAAAACACATATTTTGCTCGCGCCAGCATTCTATATCGCCTTGTGCGCAGCAATTACCGGCCTGGTTGTTTTCTTTTTTGTGCCTGAAACCCTGGGCGAAAACTTAAACGGCATTGAATAA
- a CDS encoding LysM peptidoglycan-binding domain-containing protein: MSKNKLQCSEMPPWIRLLIHFALVSISCLLIEGASFASPSAEGIQIYQKNVHLSPEHKQKLADDIIRYRNADNLWDVLREEFTLPHYEDNPAVQAKIEWFMNNQDFLLRSASRAAPYLYYILQQVRKRHLPAELVLLPIIESGYNPFNRSPVGAVGIWQLMPDTASGYGIKQDGWYDGRRDVIASTRGALNYLAYLQSFFDGTWLYAIAAYNTGEGNVLAAIKRNIREGRDTDFWSLPLSQQTKDYVPSLLALATIISNPEQYPIYLPPVRNAPYLAQVDLGTAIDLKYAASLAGISYKKIIQLNPAFNRTSTSTSSKGPRKLVLPIENVEQFTENLGRSPLNRPINWIHYKIRTGDTLASIAKKFDTSPSAIRKLNRLSKNSLKHGTNLLIPNNGKFIPPEEDFLDEISSSKSLEKEKGSRSGTLALAADERKTSLDRNLSLPANYTLQPGDTIYMIRPKDTLENIAKRFHVSSKNLRVANQLKSDNVKAGKQLIIPTHLANVISSDAATNEQMQKLLPGDTLYMVRHGDTIDKIARKFHTSSSAIRLANLIDDRSLVVGEKIVVPTHLRG, encoded by the coding sequence GTGTCTAAAAATAAATTACAATGCAGTGAAATGCCACCCTGGATCAGATTGCTGATTCATTTCGCACTGGTGAGTATAAGCTGCCTTTTAATTGAAGGCGCCTCGTTCGCTTCTCCCAGTGCAGAAGGCATTCAGATCTATCAAAAAAATGTGCATTTATCCCCAGAACATAAACAGAAATTGGCTGATGATATCATTCGCTACCGCAATGCCGACAATCTTTGGGACGTGCTGCGTGAAGAATTTACCCTTCCCCATTATGAGGACAATCCTGCGGTTCAAGCAAAAATAGAATGGTTTATGAATAACCAGGATTTCCTGCTACGTTCAGCTTCTCGAGCGGCACCTTATCTCTACTATATTTTACAGCAGGTGAGAAAGCGTCATCTGCCGGCTGAACTCGTTTTACTGCCTATTATTGAAAGCGGTTATAATCCCTTTAATCGTTCACCGGTGGGCGCTGTGGGTATTTGGCAACTGATGCCCGATACGGCAAGCGGCTACGGTATCAAACAGGATGGTTGGTATGACGGTAGGCGTGATGTCATTGCATCCACCCGTGGCGCCTTGAACTATCTAGCTTATCTGCAGAGTTTCTTTGACGGTACCTGGTTATATGCCATTGCAGCTTATAATACCGGCGAAGGAAATGTGCTTGCCGCTATCAAGCGCAATATTCGCGAAGGGCGCGATACCGATTTTTGGTCTTTACCACTCTCTCAACAGACTAAAGATTACGTTCCCAGCTTGCTTGCTCTGGCAACTATCATTAGTAACCCTGAACAATATCCTATCTACCTGCCACCTGTACGGAATGCGCCTTATCTTGCCCAAGTAGATCTTGGGACAGCTATCGATTTAAAATATGCAGCGTCGCTCGCAGGCATTAGCTATAAAAAAATCATTCAACTTAATCCCGCTTTCAACCGAACTTCTACGTCTACTTCTTCCAAGGGACCCAGAAAGCTTGTACTGCCTATTGAAAATGTTGAGCAATTTACGGAAAACCTGGGAAGGTCGCCGCTGAATCGACCCATTAACTGGATACATTACAAAATCCGTACGGGTGATACGCTAGCATCCATTGCGAAAAAATTTGATACTTCGCCCAGCGCCATACGCAAATTAAATAGGCTCAGCAAAAACAGTTTAAAACATGGAACCAACCTACTCATTCCCAATAATGGAAAATTCATACCGCCGGAAGAAGACTTTCTTGATGAAATATCCTCATCCAAATCACTCGAAAAGGAAAAAGGCTCCCGCTCAGGAACGTTGGCACTCGCGGCTGACGAACGCAAAACTTCGCTCGACAGGAATTTATCTTTACCTGCCAATTATACCCTGCAACCCGGAGATACCATTTATATGATACGTCCAAAAGATACATTGGAAAATATTGCAAAACGCTTTCATGTAAGTAGTAAAAACTTGCGTGTGGCCAATCAGCTTAAGAGCGACAATGTTAAAGCAGGCAAGCAATTGATCATTCCTACACATTTAGCCAATGTAATATCGAGCGACGCAGCTACAAATGAACAGATGCAAAAACTGTTGCCGGGCGATACGCTTTATATGGTAAGACATGGTGACACGATAGATAAAATTGCACGTAAATTTCACACTTCTTCGTCTGCCATCCGGCTTGCGAATCTGATCGATGACCGGTCTTTGGTTGTCGGTGAAAAAATAGTGGTGCCGACGCATTTACGTGGTTAG
- a CDS encoding OmpP1/FadL family transporter, which produces MNQLMRRRLISILCASGLLSASEQVMASAFQIWEQDGASIGNYHAGYAAAAADASTAFYNPAGITLIKNQQIVIGGAAVLPDIQYKGTVAINTINNFMPYYVTAQGGTFAFVPSLHYVAPLTDRMGFGFSVDVPFGAEVNYGSDTYLRYISTLATIKVVDVSPSLGFQVTDKASVGLGPDFQKMDLEFDQVAVLSDPTIGDPTDTKSINRASDTAWGYHLGGLYQFTPDTRVGLSYHSQVVHHLSKKSTFSGPLANELNNGEDFVSRATSNITLPPYTALSFYHRLNPKVALMASAIFTQWTTVKNIIMKNLAGIDQSELSGDITVVAPQSFRNSWNFSMGADYFVTDQMTLKGGVGYDQTPVRNAYRTVQLPDNNRIVIALGGHYQATKAIGIDLNWSHFFMNKAHVIPPTQVTGDQEGQTNGSVTGGADVFGGQVTWDIA; this is translated from the coding sequence ATGAATCAACTGATGAGACGCCGCCTGATTTCAATCCTGTGTGCATCGGGATTGCTGAGTGCGTCAGAACAGGTCATGGCATCTGCGTTTCAAATTTGGGAGCAGGATGGTGCCAGTATCGGCAACTACCATGCTGGTTATGCTGCAGCTGCTGCGGATGCAAGTACCGCGTTCTATAATCCCGCTGGAATCACGTTGATAAAAAATCAACAGATTGTAATTGGCGGCGCAGCTGTTTTACCAGATATTCAATATAAAGGCACTGTTGCAATCAACACTATAAATAACTTTATGCCTTATTACGTAACGGCTCAGGGTGGTACCTTTGCGTTTGTGCCAAGTTTACATTATGTCGCGCCGCTTACCGACAGGATGGGCTTTGGCTTCAGTGTAGACGTGCCTTTCGGAGCGGAAGTCAATTATGGAAGTGATACTTATCTGCGGTATATATCAACACTGGCAACAATTAAAGTGGTGGATGTCAGTCCCTCTCTCGGCTTCCAGGTGACCGATAAGGCCTCTGTAGGGCTTGGTCCAGACTTCCAAAAAATGGATCTTGAATTTGACCAGGTTGCTGTACTGAGCGACCCTACAATAGGCGATCCTACCGATACCAAAAGTATTAACAGAGCGAGCGATACAGCATGGGGCTATCATCTAGGCGGTTTGTACCAATTTACACCAGACACTCGGGTAGGATTAAGCTACCATTCCCAGGTAGTGCACCATCTAAGTAAAAAAAGCACATTCAGTGGGCCGCTTGCTAACGAGCTTAATAACGGCGAGGATTTTGTTTCGCGCGCAACTTCAAATATTACTTTGCCGCCTTATACTGCACTCAGCTTTTATCATCGCCTCAATCCTAAAGTAGCACTCATGGCGAGCGCTATCTTCACCCAATGGACCACCGTTAAAAATATCATCATGAAAAACCTGGCAGGCATTGATCAGTCAGAACTCAGTGGTGATATCACTGTGGTGGCGCCCCAAAGTTTTAGGAATAGCTGGAACTTTAGTATGGGTGCGGATTATTTTGTGACTGATCAGATGACCTTAAAAGGAGGTGTGGGTTACGACCAGACGCCTGTGCGAAACGCCTACCGTACGGTTCAGTTGCCTGACAATAACCGTATTGTCATCGCACTAGGCGGACACTATCAGGCTACAAAAGCGATTGGTATCGACTTAAACTGGAGCCACTTCTTCATGAACAAGGCTCATGTTATTCCGCCAACACAGGTTACTGGCGATCAAGAAGGTCAGACAAACGGCAGTGTCACCGGCGGTGCAGATGTATTTGGCGGGCAAGTAACTTGGGATATTGCTTAA
- the rnhA gene encoding ribonuclease HI, protein MKKHVSIFTDGACRGNPGPGGWGAILRYGRHEKILSGAETNTTNNRMELMAAIAALAALKEACVIDLYTDSQYVQKGISEWLAGWKKNKWKKADKKPVKNADLWQALDHEVSRHQISWHWVKGHSGHPENELADSIANQAIDDLTGKGK, encoded by the coding sequence ATGAAAAAACATGTTTCAATTTTTACGGACGGCGCTTGCCGAGGTAACCCGGGGCCAGGCGGTTGGGGCGCTATTTTACGCTACGGACGCCATGAGAAAATTCTGTCCGGCGCTGAAACCAATACCACCAATAATCGGATGGAACTGATGGCTGCTATTGCTGCGCTTGCTGCACTGAAAGAGGCTTGTGTTATCGATTTATACACTGATTCTCAATACGTACAAAAAGGCATATCCGAATGGCTTGCTGGGTGGAAAAAAAACAAATGGAAAAAAGCGGATAAAAAACCAGTGAAAAACGCAGATCTATGGCAGGCCCTTGATCACGAAGTCAGTCGTCATCAAATTAGCTGGCATTGGGTAAAAGGCCATAGCGGGCATCCTGAAAACGAATTGGCAGACAGTATCGCGAATCAGGCAATCGATGATCTGACAGGAAAGGGTAAATAA
- a CDS encoding class I SAM-dependent methyltransferase, whose amino-acid sequence MAHGYRTLQHWNQWLTQQFLGADLLNAEQALLSRMLAQHFGRHALLIGVPHQHALLSSTKIPCQTLISPLISREKNDSYVEGDLHELPILTGSIDLVMLPHTLEFVDNPRQLLSETCRIIKPEGLIVICGFNPYSAWGLRKRFTKHPTGPWSGNFIQASKVKGWLKLAEFAMEKQVAALFRPPTMHQTLYNKLHFLEQIGSICFPVLGGIYILLARAKVIPLTPIRLKWKQQPSSIRISTSISGHIARQSK is encoded by the coding sequence TTGGCACACGGCTATCGCACCCTTCAACACTGGAATCAATGGCTCACCCAACAATTTCTGGGAGCGGATCTGTTAAATGCGGAGCAGGCATTATTGTCCCGCATGCTTGCCCAGCATTTCGGGCGCCATGCTTTATTGATTGGTGTGCCGCATCAGCATGCCTTGTTAAGTTCAACCAAAATTCCATGTCAAACACTGATCAGTCCTTTAATAAGTAGAGAAAAAAATGACAGCTATGTAGAGGGTGATCTGCATGAATTGCCCATATTAACCGGAAGCATAGATCTCGTTATGCTGCCTCATACGCTGGAGTTTGTGGATAATCCCCGCCAGTTATTATCTGAAACCTGCAGGATCATCAAGCCCGAAGGCCTTATCGTGATTTGCGGTTTTAACCCTTATAGTGCATGGGGATTGCGTAAACGATTTACTAAGCATCCTACCGGGCCTTGGTCAGGCAATTTTATTCAAGCCAGCAAAGTAAAAGGCTGGCTGAAATTAGCCGAATTTGCAATGGAAAAGCAGGTTGCCGCCCTGTTCAGGCCGCCTACCATGCATCAGACACTCTATAATAAACTACATTTTCTCGAACAAATTGGTAGCATCTGTTTTCCTGTCCTGGGAGGTATTTATATATTGCTTGCGAGGGCCAAGGTGATACCATTAACACCAATACGGTTAAAATGGAAACAGCAGCCTAGCAGCATCCGTATCTCAACCTCTATTTCTGGTCATATTGCGCGACAATCAAAATGA
- a CDS encoding protein kinase, with amino-acid sequence MAKFTYLCAGDLVSLSRLNHSPTLFSIRLEKAKKQADFPGPYKIGTKELIFSNRLGSGSFATVYLGQWNGQQVAIKTLTPKDDIEYMKCENEKNIMQQLRELNAPYVVQFCGYSLNSAGYCIVMEYMNKGTLEDAILNHSQPFDWSVRYEILKKITYAITFLHKNMILHCDIKSANILLDDKNQVKLGDFGLAKRNNGKARCVGTPPWMAPELFQDEPHSEKTDIYALSMTMWEVTAWDAEPYKPAQFGHDLSWFMQEILKGTREVIPSNCPKKMALLITWGWQQNPVKRPTAEEYRAQFDSDITSIDDKLAALSL; translated from the coding sequence ATGGCGAAATTTACTTATTTGTGTGCAGGTGACCTTGTGAGTTTAAGCCGTCTTAACCATAGCCCAACTTTATTTTCAATACGTTTGGAAAAAGCAAAGAAACAAGCGGATTTTCCCGGTCCTTATAAAATTGGCACCAAAGAGCTAATTTTTTCGAATAGATTAGGAAGCGGTTCATTCGCTACTGTTTATTTAGGCCAATGGAATGGCCAACAGGTTGCTATCAAGACGTTAACCCCCAAAGATGATATTGAATACATGAAGTGTGAAAATGAAAAAAATATCATGCAGCAGTTGAGAGAGCTAAACGCACCTTATGTGGTTCAATTTTGCGGATACTCGTTAAATTCCGCAGGATATTGCATCGTTATGGAATACATGAATAAAGGTACTTTAGAAGATGCAATCCTAAATCATTCACAACCTTTCGATTGGTCTGTTCGTTATGAAATTCTTAAAAAAATCACTTATGCAATTACTTTTTTGCATAAAAATATGATTTTGCATTGCGACATCAAGAGTGCAAATATTTTATTAGATGATAAAAACCAAGTTAAGCTAGGTGACTTTGGGTTAGCCAAAAGGAATAATGGAAAAGCACGATGCGTCGGTACTCCTCCCTGGATGGCGCCAGAATTATTTCAAGATGAGCCTCATTCAGAAAAAACTGATATATATGCTCTTAGTATGACAATGTGGGAAGTTACGGCATGGGATGCTGAACCATATAAACCTGCTCAATTTGGCCATGATTTGAGTTGGTTTATGCAAGAAATTCTCAAAGGTACGAGAGAAGTTATCCCATCGAACTGCCCTAAAAAAATGGCGTTGCTGATTACATGGGGTTGGCAACAAAATCCCGTTAAACGTCCGACTGCGGAAGAATACAGAGCTCAATTTGATTCTGATATTACTTCGATTGATGACAAGCTTGCTGCATTGTCTCTTTGA
- a CDS encoding 3-hydroxyacyl-CoA dehydrogenase NAD-binding domain-containing protein, with the protein MSMTQTYKNWRLETDADQILWLYFDKENASVNTIDRGVMEELAAIVDTLATDKTHKGVIIASGKKTGFIAGADIAQFTRFKDLDEALFALTQGQNILNKLEALKMPSVAMIDGFCLGGGMELALACTYRVAEESSKTRLGLPEVKLGIHPGWGGTVRMPRLVGALQGMNMVLTGATVSGKAAAKIGFVDAAVPKRQLVHAAKYYVLERPAPHKPTTLQALSNKKIARQIIGSFLRKKVKEKINPLHYPAPFHALDNWEHIGVEDSDAAYAREAKSCAKLFFSDTCQNLVRVFFLQERMKGLAKEVTFEPKHIHVIGAGTMGGDIAAWCALRGYTVTLQDLEPRLVAPAIKRAYALFKEKLKERYLIQAAMDRLIPDVNGNGVAKADIIIEAVLEDLSIKQNLFRQIESKAKPSAILATNTSSIPLDEINTVLQSPERLVGIHFFNPVAKMLLVEVVKGDRTSQEVVDKAISFVRKIDRLPLPVKSSPGFLVNRILMPYLLESVELLKEGVPATAIDKAMTNFGMPMGPITLADTVGLDVCLSVAKYLGKYFHTSVPQGLIELVEKRKLGRKTGEGFYKYDKRGKQIKPEEAAYDRPLDEISNRLVLRMLNESFACLREGVVADGDLLDAGMIFGTGFAPFRGGPIHYAKSQGISELYQQYLKQRQAKGEKTDVLESWEAMTA; encoded by the coding sequence ATGAGCATGACACAAACTTACAAAAACTGGCGGCTAGAAACGGACGCGGATCAAATCTTATGGCTTTATTTTGACAAGGAGAACGCTTCAGTCAATACCATTGATCGTGGCGTCATGGAAGAGCTCGCTGCTATTGTTGATACATTAGCAACCGATAAAACACATAAGGGTGTCATTATTGCTTCAGGAAAGAAAACAGGTTTTATCGCGGGTGCTGATATTGCCCAATTCACACGCTTTAAGGACCTTGACGAAGCGCTTTTTGCTTTGACCCAAGGGCAAAATATTTTAAATAAACTTGAGGCATTAAAAATGCCCTCAGTTGCGATGATTGATGGATTCTGTCTTGGCGGCGGTATGGAGCTGGCACTAGCTTGTACCTATCGTGTAGCAGAAGAAAGCTCAAAGACACGTCTAGGCTTGCCTGAAGTAAAATTGGGTATTCACCCCGGCTGGGGAGGAACAGTCCGCATGCCTCGCCTGGTGGGTGCGTTACAGGGCATGAATATGGTCCTGACGGGAGCAACGGTAAGCGGCAAGGCAGCAGCCAAAATAGGCTTTGTAGACGCGGCTGTGCCTAAACGGCAATTAGTCCATGCAGCGAAATATTATGTTCTTGAACGACCGGCCCCACATAAGCCAACGACTTTACAAGCATTATCCAATAAAAAAATAGCACGGCAGATTATTGGCAGTTTTTTACGAAAAAAAGTAAAAGAAAAAATAAATCCATTACATTATCCTGCTCCTTTCCATGCGCTGGATAACTGGGAGCACATTGGCGTAGAAGACAGTGACGCAGCTTATGCACGTGAAGCTAAAAGCTGTGCAAAGTTGTTCTTCAGCGATACTTGTCAAAACCTTGTACGTGTTTTCTTTTTGCAGGAAAGAATGAAGGGGTTGGCAAAAGAAGTTACTTTTGAACCTAAACATATCCATGTCATCGGAGCAGGTACCATGGGTGGCGATATTGCTGCATGGTGTGCTTTGCGCGGCTATACCGTGACACTGCAAGATCTTGAACCTCGGCTGGTTGCGCCTGCTATCAAACGTGCTTATGCCTTGTTTAAAGAAAAATTAAAGGAACGTTATCTCATACAGGCAGCCATGGATAGGCTTATCCCAGACGTGAATGGGAACGGTGTTGCCAAAGCAGATATTATTATTGAAGCAGTACTTGAAGATCTCTCTATAAAACAAAATCTCTTCAGGCAAATTGAATCCAAGGCAAAACCCAGCGCGATCTTGGCAACCAATACATCCAGTATCCCGCTTGATGAAATTAATACGGTCCTGCAATCACCTGAGCGGCTGGTTGGCATTCATTTCTTTAACCCTGTTGCCAAAATGTTACTTGTTGAAGTGGTGAAGGGTGATCGTACCAGTCAGGAAGTGGTGGACAAGGCAATTAGTTTTGTACGTAAAATTGATCGCCTGCCGCTGCCCGTGAAGAGTAGTCCTGGATTTCTGGTCAATCGCATCCTGATGCCCTACTTGCTCGAAAGCGTCGAGCTTTTAAAAGAAGGTGTGCCGGCAACCGCCATTGATAAAGCTATGACGAACTTTGGTATGCCAATGGGGCCCATTACACTGGCAGACACAGTTGGTCTGGATGTTTGTCTTTCTGTGGCAAAATATTTAGGCAAATATTTCCATACGTCCGTGCCCCAGGGATTGATTGAACTGGTGGAAAAACGCAAGCTGGGCAGAAAAACCGGCGAGGGTTTTTATAAATATGATAAACGCGGAAAACAGATCAAGCCTGAAGAAGCCGCATATGATAGACCATTAGATGAAATTTCCAATCGGCTGGTCTTGCGTATGTTGAATGAATCTTTTGCCTGTTTGCGTGAAGGCGTCGTTGCAGATGGCGATTTGCTGGATGCCGGTATGATATTTGGCACTGGTTTTGCGCCTTTTCGCGGTGGTCCCATCCATTATGCTAAATCACAAGGCATTAGCGAACTCTATCAGCAATACCTCAAACAGCGTCAAGCCAAGGGTGAAAAAACGGATGTGCTTGAATCTTGGGAAGCGATGACAGCATAG
- the dnaQ gene encoding DNA polymerase III subunit epsilon: protein MRQIVLDTETTGIKVEEGHRVIEIGCVEMIDRKLTGNHFHRYINPEREVEAGALAVHGITNEFLIDKPLFQQIANELMDFISGAELIIHNAPFDLSFLNHELTLTRQGWKKLSDYCRVIDTLQLARQLHVGQRNSLDALCKRYSIDNSKRNLHGALLDAHLLAQVYLAMTGGQGSFFDALNPNQSMMVAKQTDATVKSIEKHNLVVLAATADELTRHEAYLQNMKQKGKCLWLDN from the coding sequence ATGCGACAAATCGTATTGGATACTGAAACAACAGGTATTAAGGTAGAAGAAGGCCACCGTGTTATTGAAATTGGCTGTGTTGAAATGATTGATCGTAAACTCACGGGCAATCATTTTCATCGTTATATTAATCCAGAGCGCGAAGTGGAAGCGGGGGCGCTGGCAGTTCACGGAATAACCAATGAATTTTTGATCGATAAACCGTTATTTCAGCAGATCGCGAATGAACTGATGGATTTTATTTCAGGCGCAGAACTGATTATCCATAATGCGCCTTTTGATCTGTCATTCCTCAACCATGAGTTGACGCTGACACGCCAGGGCTGGAAGAAGCTGTCCGATTACTGCCGTGTAATTGATACGCTGCAGCTTGCAAGACAGCTTCATGTTGGGCAGCGCAACAGCCTGGATGCCCTGTGCAAACGGTATAGCATCGACAATTCCAAGCGGAACTTGCATGGCGCCTTGCTTGATGCGCATTTGCTGGCACAAGTCTATTTAGCCATGACAGGCGGGCAGGGCAGCTTCTTTGATGCTCTAAATCCAAACCAATCCATGATGGTCGCCAAACAGACGGATGCGACGGTGAAATCCATTGAAAAGCATAACCTTGTCGTTTTGGCGGCAACAGCGGATGAATTAACAAGGCATGAAGCGTATTTACAAAATATGAAACAAAAAGGTAAGTGTCTTTGGCTTGACAATTAA
- a CDS encoding thioredoxin family protein translates to MAETPSTMIPLGTTAPDFYLMDVRSGKYFSLHELKSDIATVIMFICNHCPYVKHIQSQLAELARTYQDKGIKFIAISSNDVEYYPEDGPDKMRAQAQDFHFTFPYLYDETQETAKAYYAACTPDFYVFDKDLACVYRGRFDDATPGSGRIPTGADLRHALDNILAGKPVSTDQKPSVGCNIKWKKR, encoded by the coding sequence ATGGCTGAGACACCTTCTACCATGATTCCTTTAGGAACCACAGCGCCTGATTTTTATTTAATGGATGTGCGGTCGGGCAAATATTTTTCACTTCACGAATTAAAGTCTGATATTGCGACAGTCATAATGTTCATTTGCAACCATTGTCCTTATGTTAAGCACATACAATCCCAGCTAGCTGAGCTTGCGAGAACCTACCAAGACAAAGGAATCAAATTCATCGCCATCAGCTCGAATGACGTTGAATACTATCCGGAAGACGGCCCCGACAAAATGCGCGCACAAGCACAAGACTTTCATTTCACTTTTCCCTATTTGTATGATGAAACCCAGGAAACAGCAAAAGCTTATTACGCTGCCTGCACGCCCGATTTTTACGTTTTTGATAAAGATCTCGCCTGCGTTTACCGTGGTCGATTCGATGATGCGACTCCCGGCAGCGGACGAATACCCACGGGTGCTGATTTGCGCCATGCCCTGGACAATATTCTGGCAGGCAAACCAGTGAGCACAGACCAGAAGCCGAGCGTAGGATGCAATATCAAATGGAAGAAACGATAG